In Bradysia coprophila strain Holo2 unplaced genomic scaffold, BU_Bcop_v1 contig_358, whole genome shotgun sequence, one DNA window encodes the following:
- the LOC119081616 gene encoding E3 ubiquitin-protein ligase SHPRH-like produces the protein MLNEYCIGVVGARNERNPQLGTSITHERIKYELLMNLNVARLISDVRCSPEFCFKQITFHYDADNVYLGLFFQPWLSKKQAKNIRSKYRIIQSFFDINVSNEMIIDDPQELEEEGEENAEESTTNTNSVPSVSELYSMLSDAHANDNEQLTEQAILPECFVPELRSYQSKALQWMLRREKITKYSLPEFVPVTCPSIPNMTFYYNYRTVELMDCDPGGLKIPTGGILADEMGLGKTVEMLALILTNPNRNWARTGFNNQEAELHQKLKKNEILKCVCTNGSTRKTVQCPLCLYFQHEVCVAKYSARPIVNYVCPECWKLEPLTHSPSTFIVSPPSIKMQWQDEIQKHIGDTNFRVLIYNGIKQSGWISPDDLKTYDVVLTDYNIMKSEIYYSESNKRETVMPTERKYIIPTSPLTMIHWWRVVLDEAQMVETPKNNCSKMVKSLPAVHRWAVTGTPIEKSIDNLYGLLYFLDYEPFTDFNVWKTLSLSFSQGDVEQLINKCLKNVMWRTCKINVWEEIGLPPQTEIVHSVTMCDTQAFFYADQHNQCANAFFEKAQKLGKSLSMFKMNPKTLKLIMTPLLKLRQDCTVPTVFQRKSRQEPGVKKVLTPDELLKHMTNTNEINCKERLRMITSCLNGLAALHIIKDEFDLARKMYESVLRWAKDYTETICVDSLLQVHALYNLLEINEVENVSTEKVDEYTKELERLEKKYLENSKNLVQAERDHQQKVETEIIALTNKAWDSKFNWWTEFLQGFNGKFEQQLMDRIFNDLRNYQNACIESVSSTHGIMYVVGTWLDKIEKERKEVQKWFKKLEFFSANLKPRSGLDPDNLRQVDFLVKSAFECHLNKEEEGETKAPKPKKSSPCLLCQVKQVLLKYECLIFSKTFVDDAKENVGNWNPSYQETMLRVIYSFAKRDSNETIVNDGELHLQVIELIKDEYKKYSQYWVEINHSAAAYDELKMCKSRMQIYDPDLEDEPTKSKLKVSKYEVHDTFIELRQDKEIAELDFIRIQGVLKYLKHLQNKEEPDACPICKEIPTTKYCVLQCGHHICDDCFLRNNQINRNVSYKCCICRHQQKVSEIHFVTCKRKDQTTDESIVIVGHYSQKIQEIVRTTLKLRNEDSNVKIIIFSHWETILNVVASALAENSIEFRTKSTNFHKSINEFKKDLKVTCLLLPLMCGSKGLNLIEATHVFLVEPILNPAEEFQAINRIHRIGQTKPTFVHRFIVLNTIEETIFNTISNDKTGKWKTKEVTVDNLKDLFTLTKIN, from the exons ATGTTGAATGAATATTGCATTGGAGTTGTGGGCGCGAGAAATGAAAGGAATCCTCAATTGGGCACCTCAATCACACACGAGAGAATTAAGTACGAACTGTTAATGAACTTGAATGTTGCGAGACTGATATCAG ATGTTCGATGTTCGCCGGAGTTTTGTTTTAAGCAAATTACGTTCCATTACGACGCTGACAATGTCTATTTGGGCTTGTTCTTTCAACCCTGGCTAAGTAAAAAACAAGCCAAAAACATTCGCTCGAAGTATCGAATCATCCAGAgttttttcgatataaatgtGTCTAATGAAATGATAATCGATGATCCACAAGAGCTGGAAGAAGAAGGAGAGGAAAACGCAGAAGAATCTACCACAAATACTAACTCGGTGCCATCGGTGTCAGAATTATATTCGATGTTAAGCGATGCACATGCAAATGACAATGAGCAACTGACTGAACAGGCAATACTGCCGGAATGTTTCGTGCCAGAGTTGCGATCATATCAGTCGAAAGCGCTACAATGGATGCTACGGCGTGAAAAAATAACAAAGTATTCATTGCCAGAGTTCGTGCCGGTAACATGTCCTTCCATTCCGAACATGACGTTTTATTACAATTACCGTACCGTTGAGTTGATGGACTGTGATCCGGGAGGTCTAAAAATTCCCACCGGTGGGATACTTGCTGATGAAATGGGTCTTGGTAAAACTGTGGAAATGCTGGCTCTAATACTCACCAACCCAAATCGGAACTGGGCAAGAACGGGCTTTAATAATCAGGAAGCGG AATTACATCAAAAACttaagaaaaatgagatccTAAAATGCGTCTGCACTAATGGTAGTACAAGAAAAACGGTTCAGTGTCCACTGTGTTTGTATTTTCAACACGAGGTGTGCGTTGCCAAATATTCAGCGAGACCGATTGTGAATTACGTTTGCCCAGAATGTTGGAAGCTCGAACCATTGACCCATTCGCCTTCAACATTCATAGTTTCCCCGCCGTCAATTAAGATGCAATGGCAAGATGAAATTCAGAAGCACATAGGCGATACAAATTTTAGG GTACTCATCTATAACGGCATCAAGCAGAGTGGTTGGATTAGTCCAGATGATTTGAAAACGTACGACGTTGTGCTGACGGATTACAATATAATGAAGTCGGAAATTTACTACTCAGAATCAAACAAGCGGGAAACCGTCATGCCAACAGAACGGAAATATATCATTCCGACATCGCCATTGACCATGATTCATTGGTGGCGTGTTGTACTGGATGAAGCGCAGATGGTTGAGACGCCGAAAAACAATTGCTCTAAAATGGTCAAGTCATTACCGGCTGTTCATCGCTGGGCAGTAACTGGAACACCAATCGAAAAGTCCATTGATAATTTGTACGGATTGTTGTACTTTCTGGACTACGAACCATTCACTGATTTCAACGTTTGGAAGACTCTGTCGCTGTCGTTTAGTCAAGGCGATGTCGAACAACTGATCAACAAGTGcttgaaaaatgttatgtGGCGCACCTGTAAAATCAATGTTTGGGAAGAAATTGGTCTACCACCTCAAACGGAAATCGTACACAGTGTCACCATGTGCGATACGCAAGCATTTTTCTATGCCGATCAGCATAACCAGTGTGCAAAtgcatttttcgaaaaagcgCAAAAATTGGGCAAATCTTTGTCCATGTTTAAGATGAATCCAAAAACGCTAAAATTG ATTATGACCCCACTACTCAAACTACGACAAGATTGCACTGTGCCGACAGTTTTCCAGAGAAAATCCAGACAAGAACCAGGCGTCAAGAAAGTGCTTACTCCCGATGAGCTACTGAAACATATGACGAATACCAACGAAATCAATTGTAAGGAACGATTGAGAATGATCACATCGTGTCTGAACG GTTTAGCGGCGCTGCACATCATAAAAGACGAATTTGATTTAGCCAGGAAAATGTATGAGAGTGTCCTTCGCTGGGCGAAAGATTATACGGAAACAATTTG TGTCGATTCTCTGCTACAAGTGCATGCCCTGTATAATTTACTCGAAATCAATGAAGTGGAAAATGTTTCGACTGAGAAAGTCGATGAGTACACTAAAGAACTTGAAAGATTGGAGAAAAAGTATTTGGAAAACTCAAAAAATCTG GTGCAAGCCGAACGGGACCATCAACAAAAAGTAGAAACTGAAATCATCGCCCTAACGAACAAGGCATGGGACAGCAAATTCAATTGGTGGACTGAGTTTTTGCAGGGCTTTAATGGCAAATTCGAACAACAATTGATGGACCGAATTTTCAATGATCTTCGTAATTACCAAAATGCATGCATCGAAAG TGTCTCGTCGACGCACGGAATAATGTATGTAGTGGGAACATGGTtggacaaaattgaaaaagaaagaaaggaaGTCCAGAAATGGTTTAAGAAACTTGAATTCTTTTCTGCCAATTTGAAACCACGAAGTGGTCTTGACCCTGATAATCTTCGACAGGTTGATTTCTTGGTTAAGTCAGCCTTTGAGTGTCATTTAAACAAGGAAGAAGAGGGCGAAACG AAAGCACCCAAACCGAAAAAGTCATCACCTTGTCTATTGTGTCAAGTGAAACAAGTCCTTCTAAAGTACGAATGTCTAATTTTCTCTAAGACATTCGTCGATGACgccaaagaaaatgttggaaacTGGAATCCATCTTATCAGGAAACTATGTTACGTG TAATTTATTCGTTTGCCAAGCGAGACTCTAATGAAACCATTGTTAACGATGGTGAATTGCATTTGCAAGTGATTGAATTGATCAAAGATGAATACAAG aaATACAGCCAGTATTGGGTTGAAATCAACCATTCAGCAGCCGCATACGATGAACTAAAAATGTGCAAATCCCGCATGCAGATCTATGATCCCGATCTCGAAGACGAACCCACAAAATCGAAACTGAAAGTGTCCAAGTATGAG GTACATGACACCTTCATAGAATTAAGACAAGATAAGGAAATCGCCGAATTAGACTTCATTCGAATCCAAGGAGTGTTGAAATACCTGAAACATTTGCAAAACAAGGAAGAACCTGACGCATGTCCTATATGCAAAGAGATTCCGACAACGAAG TACTGTGTCCTGCAGTGTGGTCATCACATTTGCGACGATTGCTTCTTGCGCAACAATCAAATCAACAGGAATGTTTCTTACAAATGTTGCATCTGTCGTCATCAACAGAAAGTGAGCGA aaTTCACTTCGTCACCTGTAAACGAAAGGACCAGACCACCGATGAATCGATTGTTATTGTCGGACATTATTCTCAAAAAATCCAAGAAATTGTCCGGACAACGCTAAAATTGCGGAATGAAGATTCCAACgtaaaaattatcattttctctCATTGGGAGACGATACTGAATGTTGTGGCATCAGCACTGGCTGAGAACAGCATTGAATTTAGAACTAAGTCAACAAATTTCCACAAAAGTATTAATGAGTTCAAG AAAGACCTCAAGGTCACGTGTCTACTGTTGCCGCTGATGTGCGGTTCGAAAGGACTGAATTTGATCGAGGCCACACACGTTTTTTTGGTAGAGCCAATTCTCAATCCAGCCGAAGAGTTTCAAGCAATTAATCGAATCCATCGCATAGGGCAAACCAA ACCTACGTTTGTCCATCGATTCATTGTGCTCAACACCATTGAGGAAACCATTTTCAATACAATTTCCAATGACAAGACCGGCAAATGGAAAACAAAGGAAGTCACCGTCGACAACTTAAAAGATCTCTTCACTTtaactaaaataaattag
- the LOC119081620 gene encoding probable cytochrome P450 6a14: METSIVLIFLSVLAVSYYFIKRQFSFWQRYNVPFVKPVFPYGNLKDVGKKFHLCEMLMKFYNENKHRGPFVGLYFFLSPVVLLTDLDLVKSVMSKDFSVFQERHFYHNEKDDPLSAHLFAIDGTKWKNLRTKLTPTFTSGKMKFMFSTVLEIGERLSERLNTVVNESANQCAEIELKNYWARYTTDVIGSCAFGLECNTLNDKDALFREMGRQVFEEPRRSMGLQLLVIQLKEWANYFGIKQLPDKPAEFFLKIVKETVAYRELNKVGRKDFMHLLIDLKNSSNTELSTITENEIAAQAFVFFIAGFETSSTLLSFCSYELSQDQEIQEKIRNEVKNVLKQYNGEFTYDAMLEMKYLDQVLKEALRKYPPLATLTRGATEDYWVKDNDGNKLQLIPKGSTVYIPVYAIHHDPDVYPDPKRFNPDRFLPEEESKRHPYSYLPFGEGPRVCIGLRFGMMQARIGLAKTLLNFKLSLGSNMNGINFSKKQNILSNEGGIWIKLEKINEIQK, encoded by the exons ATGGAAACAAGTATAGTGTTAATATTCTTATCGGTGCTAGCTGTGTcttattatttcattaaaagacAATTCTCATTTTGGCAACGCTACAATGTTCCCTTCGTTAAACCAGTTTTTCCTTACGGAAATCTCAAAGATGTTGGCAAAAAGTTTCACCTTTGCGAAATGttgatgaaattttacaatgaaaataaacatcGCGGCCcattcgttggactttacttCTTTTTGAGTCCAGTCGTGTTGCTAACTGATTTGGATCTGGTTAAAAGTGTGATGTCAAAAGACTTTTCTGTATTTCAAGAACGTCATTTCTACCACAACGAAAAAGATGATCCATTGTCAGCGCATTTGTTTGCTATTGATGGGACCAAATGGAAAAATCTACGGACGAAGTTAACACCCACATTTACGTCgggtaaaatgaaattcatgtTCAGCACAGTATTGGAAATCGGAGAGAGACTGAGTGAACGATTGAATACGGTCGTAAATGAGTCGGCAAATCAATGCGCAGAAATCGAATTGAAAAACTACTGGGCACGGTATACCACAG ATGTCATCGGAAGCTGTGCATTCGGCTTAGAATGTAACACTCTAAATGACAAAGATGCCCTGTTCAGGGAGATGGGTCGACAAGTGTTTGAAGAACCCAGACGATCAATGGGCCTCCAGCTGCTGGTAATTCAATTGAAAGAGTGGGCAAATTATTTCGGAATCAAACAACTTCCGGATAAGCCAGCTGAATTTTTCTTAAAGATAGTCAAGGAGACGGTAGCCTATAGGGAGCTGAACAAAGTTGGGAGAAAGGATTTCATGCACCtgttaattgatttaaaaaatagCTCGAATACGGAATTAAGTACCATCACTGAGAACGAAATTGCCGCTCAAG CATTTGTCTTCTTCATTGCCGGCTTTGAAACATCGTCAACATTGTTGTCGTTCTGTTCATATGAATTATCGCAAGACCAAGAGATTCAAGAAAAGATCAGAAATGAGGTCAAGAATGTTCTAAAACAATACAACGGTGAATTTACCTACGATGCGATGCTCGAAATGAAATATCTGGATCAGGTGCTTAAGG AAGCCCTTCGAAAATATCCTCCATTGGCTACACTAACTAGAGGAGCGACCGAAGACTACTGGGTTAAGGATAACGATGGTAATAAATTGCAACTGATTCCGAAGGGCTCTACAGTTTACATACCAGTTTACGCAATACACCATGATCCGGATGTCTATCCAGATCCAAAGCGATTCAACCCGGATCGGTTCCTACCAGAAGAGGAGTCAAAACGACATCCGTATTCATATCTTCCGTTTGGCGAAG GACCCAGAGTGTGTATCGGCCTAAGATTCGGAATGATGCAGGCCAGAATTGGGCTAGCTAAaactttattgaattttaagcTATCGTTGGGATCGAATATGAACGGCATAAACTTCTCCAAaaagcaaaacattttatccAACGAAGGCGGCATCTGGataaaattagagaaaattaacgaaattcaaaaataa
- the LOC119081618 gene encoding protein tamozhennic isoform X2: protein MEFEKSQTLWNTLYSLHWDYLETEENSTELLLKKDKLKSCIQNFLSITPPDRIFYLPQTKDVLRGSVLKLKQFAAYEASIAFDAIAQYANNLLTKPWRTEYKIIKTHSGFYQHKIKSQLVDVDELFIAMGYVKSQNQTLLFDGPICPDQLANVSRDCMIACEECLIMHRLYYGLQDNKMNVTWTDVYKFRESYLGDEYQSSAGVQQKKYKDKMITPDHFISQVPHQRCNCNVVNTMHNPQCTPCQYNNYQPIANSECINHHPPINHVNCFQPHYDHISHLPHSRSMDQYTGHVPISHGFFRHSLDHSIANDTVDGHQRYAKQFVPYNHMYPPAAIASNFYNNHLNHCDGNEYGSISAANRPQGANLTSSRISPRSYDQPAKYDDHSSMSFYPPSRNCEEDLIKFEDSQKMTAKSDRTYGHSDLSYEFNNAQYTDQLRKADSQFNRPVQGISYASTLKQNQHFDSKPIEQKMRQMELSNGGIKPPKELRDVDKSLDRKELRTNEQRRIKNNQILAGYEIDDQVSRDSRASDFDSTDYAYDEDNAKASRNKDGQGSMEEWSYVYNGIKKNSQNNGTAFQDGFNGHDKGNGTKSLVKKSKEPQSDAIAVKSVMKESKTKANRIRPTNINIDEHDLHKNAAKKPQKNGRTVNKSPVIVNEWNCEHCTFINTGSANICSMCSKSKNFHDRPSSKSTATPV, encoded by the exons ATGGAATTCGAAAAATCTCAGACACTGTGGAACACACTGTACAGCTTGCATTGGGATTACTTAGAAACGGAGGAAAACAGTACCGAACTGCTGCTGAAAAAGGACAAACTCAAAT CTTGCATCCAAAATTTTCTATCGATAACGCCACCGGATCGAATATTCTATTTACCGCAAACGAAAGATGTATTACGAGGTTCCGTGCTGAAGCTGAAACAGTTTGCAGCATACGAAGCGTCAATTGCATTCGATGCTATCGCTCAGTACGCAAACAATTTGCTGACGAAGCCATGGCGGACTGAATACAAAATCATCAAG ACACATTCTGGTTTCTATCAACACAAAATCAAATCTCAACTGGTCGACGTTGATGAACTGTTCATCGCAATGGGATATGTTAAATCTCAGAACCAAACATTGCTGTTCGATGGTCCGATATGTCCTGACCAGTTGGCCAATGTATCACGAGATTGTATGATTGCATGCGAAGAATGTCTG ATTATGCATAGATTGTACTACGGACTACAGGACAATAAGATGAATGTCACCTGGACAGATGTTTATAAGTTTAGAGAATCATATCTCG gcGACGAATATCAATCTTCAGCAGGCGTGcaacaaaagaaatataaGGACAAAATGATCACACCAG ATCATTTCATCAGTCAAGTTCCTCACCAACGATGCAACTGCAATGTTGTCAATACAATGCATAATCCCCAATGTACACCATGCCAGTATAACAACTACCAACCGATAGCAAATAGTGAATGCATAAACCATCATCCACCCATAAACCATGTCAACTGTTTTCAACCGCATTACGATCATATATCACATTTACCCCACTCAAGGTCAATGGACCAATACACCGGCCATGTTCCAATCAGTCACGGATTTTTCCGACATTCTCTTGACCATTCAATTGCCAATGACACCGTCGATGGCCATCAGAGATATGCAAAACAATTTGTACCGTACAATCACATGTATCCACCGGCGGCGATCGCATCGAATTTCTACAATAATCATTTGAATCATTGTGATGGAAATGAATATGGATCAATATCTGCAGCGAATCGTCCGCAAGGTGCAAACCTTACGAGCAGTAGAATTTCGCCACGAAGCTATGATCAACCGGCCAAATACGACGATCATTCGAGCATGAGCTTCTATCCACCCAGTCGTAACTGTGAGGaggatttaattaaatttgaagacAGTCAAAAAATGACGGCGAAAAGTGATCGCACTTATGGTCACTCAGATTTATCATACGAATTCAACAATGCTCAGTACACCGATCAATTGAGGAAAGCAGATAGTCAATTCAATCGACCGGTGCAGGGAATATCGTACGCAAGtacattgaaacaaaatcaacatttcGACAGTAAGCCAATCGAGCAAAAGATGCGACAAATGGAATTGAGCAATGGTGGAATTAAACCACCGAAAGAATTACGCGACGTGGACAAAAGTTTGGATCGCAAAGAATTGCGCACCAACGAGCAGAGGCgaattaaaaataatcaaattctAGCTGGCTATGAAATTGACGATCAGGTGTCCAGAGACTCCAGAGCTTCAGACTTCGACAGTACGGACTACGCATACGACGAGGACAATGCTAAGGCGAGCCGAAACAAGGATGGACAGGGTTCAATGGAAGAATGGAGCTACGTTTACAATGGCATCAAGAAGAATAGCCAAAATAATGGTACCGCTTTCCAAGATGGTTTCAACGGCCACGACAAAGGCAACGGCACAAAGAGCCTTGTGAAAAAAAGTAAAGAGCCCCAAAGTGACGCGATTGCAGTGAAGAGTGTGATGAAAGAATCCAAGACAAAGGCAAATCGAATACGGCCGACGAATATCAATATTGACGAGCatgatttgcataaaaatgcGGCGAAAAAGCCACAGAAAAATGGTCGAACTGTGAATAAATCGCCAGTGATTGTAAATGAGTGGAATTGTGAACATTGTACATTTATCAATACCGGATCGGCGAACATTTGCTCAATGTGttcgaaaagtaaaaatttccaCGATCGGCCATCGTCAAAGTCAACAGCTACCCCAGTGTAG
- the LOC119081618 gene encoding protein tamozhennic isoform X1 encodes MNFYGFKLLLLRLDEMEFEKSQTLWNTLYSLHWDYLETEENSTELLLKKDKLKSCIQNFLSITPPDRIFYLPQTKDVLRGSVLKLKQFAAYEASIAFDAIAQYANNLLTKPWRTEYKIIKTHSGFYQHKIKSQLVDVDELFIAMGYVKSQNQTLLFDGPICPDQLANVSRDCMIACEECLIMHRLYYGLQDNKMNVTWTDVYKFRESYLGDEYQSSAGVQQKKYKDKMITPDHFISQVPHQRCNCNVVNTMHNPQCTPCQYNNYQPIANSECINHHPPINHVNCFQPHYDHISHLPHSRSMDQYTGHVPISHGFFRHSLDHSIANDTVDGHQRYAKQFVPYNHMYPPAAIASNFYNNHLNHCDGNEYGSISAANRPQGANLTSSRISPRSYDQPAKYDDHSSMSFYPPSRNCEEDLIKFEDSQKMTAKSDRTYGHSDLSYEFNNAQYTDQLRKADSQFNRPVQGISYASTLKQNQHFDSKPIEQKMRQMELSNGGIKPPKELRDVDKSLDRKELRTNEQRRIKNNQILAGYEIDDQVSRDSRASDFDSTDYAYDEDNAKASRNKDGQGSMEEWSYVYNGIKKNSQNNGTAFQDGFNGHDKGNGTKSLVKKSKEPQSDAIAVKSVMKESKTKANRIRPTNINIDEHDLHKNAAKKPQKNGRTVNKSPVIVNEWNCEHCTFINTGSANICSMCSKSKNFHDRPSSKSTATPV; translated from the exons atgaatttttacg GTTTCAAACTTTTATTACTCCGACTTGATGAAATGGAATTCGAAAAATCTCAGACACTGTGGAACACACTGTACAGCTTGCATTGGGATTACTTAGAAACGGAGGAAAACAGTACCGAACTGCTGCTGAAAAAGGACAAACTCAAAT CTTGCATCCAAAATTTTCTATCGATAACGCCACCGGATCGAATATTCTATTTACCGCAAACGAAAGATGTATTACGAGGTTCCGTGCTGAAGCTGAAACAGTTTGCAGCATACGAAGCGTCAATTGCATTCGATGCTATCGCTCAGTACGCAAACAATTTGCTGACGAAGCCATGGCGGACTGAATACAAAATCATCAAG ACACATTCTGGTTTCTATCAACACAAAATCAAATCTCAACTGGTCGACGTTGATGAACTGTTCATCGCAATGGGATATGTTAAATCTCAGAACCAAACATTGCTGTTCGATGGTCCGATATGTCCTGACCAGTTGGCCAATGTATCACGAGATTGTATGATTGCATGCGAAGAATGTCTG ATTATGCATAGATTGTACTACGGACTACAGGACAATAAGATGAATGTCACCTGGACAGATGTTTATAAGTTTAGAGAATCATATCTCG gcGACGAATATCAATCTTCAGCAGGCGTGcaacaaaagaaatataaGGACAAAATGATCACACCAG ATCATTTCATCAGTCAAGTTCCTCACCAACGATGCAACTGCAATGTTGTCAATACAATGCATAATCCCCAATGTACACCATGCCAGTATAACAACTACCAACCGATAGCAAATAGTGAATGCATAAACCATCATCCACCCATAAACCATGTCAACTGTTTTCAACCGCATTACGATCATATATCACATTTACCCCACTCAAGGTCAATGGACCAATACACCGGCCATGTTCCAATCAGTCACGGATTTTTCCGACATTCTCTTGACCATTCAATTGCCAATGACACCGTCGATGGCCATCAGAGATATGCAAAACAATTTGTACCGTACAATCACATGTATCCACCGGCGGCGATCGCATCGAATTTCTACAATAATCATTTGAATCATTGTGATGGAAATGAATATGGATCAATATCTGCAGCGAATCGTCCGCAAGGTGCAAACCTTACGAGCAGTAGAATTTCGCCACGAAGCTATGATCAACCGGCCAAATACGACGATCATTCGAGCATGAGCTTCTATCCACCCAGTCGTAACTGTGAGGaggatttaattaaatttgaagacAGTCAAAAAATGACGGCGAAAAGTGATCGCACTTATGGTCACTCAGATTTATCATACGAATTCAACAATGCTCAGTACACCGATCAATTGAGGAAAGCAGATAGTCAATTCAATCGACCGGTGCAGGGAATATCGTACGCAAGtacattgaaacaaaatcaacatttcGACAGTAAGCCAATCGAGCAAAAGATGCGACAAATGGAATTGAGCAATGGTGGAATTAAACCACCGAAAGAATTACGCGACGTGGACAAAAGTTTGGATCGCAAAGAATTGCGCACCAACGAGCAGAGGCgaattaaaaataatcaaattctAGCTGGCTATGAAATTGACGATCAGGTGTCCAGAGACTCCAGAGCTTCAGACTTCGACAGTACGGACTACGCATACGACGAGGACAATGCTAAGGCGAGCCGAAACAAGGATGGACAGGGTTCAATGGAAGAATGGAGCTACGTTTACAATGGCATCAAGAAGAATAGCCAAAATAATGGTACCGCTTTCCAAGATGGTTTCAACGGCCACGACAAAGGCAACGGCACAAAGAGCCTTGTGAAAAAAAGTAAAGAGCCCCAAAGTGACGCGATTGCAGTGAAGAGTGTGATGAAAGAATCCAAGACAAAGGCAAATCGAATACGGCCGACGAATATCAATATTGACGAGCatgatttgcataaaaatgcGGCGAAAAAGCCACAGAAAAATGGTCGAACTGTGAATAAATCGCCAGTGATTGTAAATGAGTGGAATTGTGAACATTGTACATTTATCAATACCGGATCGGCGAACATTTGCTCAATGTGttcgaaaagtaaaaatttccaCGATCGGCCATCGTCAAAGTCAACAGCTACCCCAGTGTAG